A genomic window from Lotus japonicus ecotype B-129 chromosome 1, LjGifu_v1.2 includes:
- the LOC130728327 gene encoding CBS domain-containing protein CBSX6, whose protein sequence is MASVFVYHVVGDLTVGKPELVEFHETETVESAIRAIGESPEGSIPVWKKRSHVVGSGVVENSDMRQQRFVGILSSFDIVGFLAKSQCLEDQDKALKTPVSEVVVPNNSLLRLVDPATRLIDALDMMKQGVKRLLIPKSVVWKGMSRRFSMIYYGKWLKNPETPTSSSNNLPSNVNRTSSSSTAAIRDKFCCLSREDVLRFIIGCLGALAPLPLTSIAALGAINANYRYIEASTPAIEATQKLPLDPSAVAVVENTSDGQCKIIGEISAIKLWKCDYLAAAWALANLSAGQFVMGVEDNVTGSSLPDFCVNSTGGDNNGSVNGSVSRKPRKFSSRSIGFFSNSASPGFGSRSMYRGRSAPLTCKITSSLAAVMAQMLSHRATHVWVTEDESDDVIVGVVGYADIFAAVTKPPTTFTPANRSTEGCPNEIQC, encoded by the exons atggcgTCGGTGTTTGTGTACCATGTGGTGGGTGATCTGACGGTGGGGAAGCCGGAGCTGGTGGAGTTTCATGAGACTGAGACGGTGGAGAGTGCGATAAGGGCAATAGGGGAATCCCCTGAGGGAAGCATACCTGTATGGAAGAAGCGATCTCATGTGGTGGGGAGTGGTGTGGTTGAGAACAGTGATATGAGGCAGCAGAGATTTGTTGGGATTCTTAGTTCCTTTGACATAGTTGGATTTTTGGCTAAGAGTCAGTGTTTGGAGGATCAGGACAAGGCTTTGAAGACACCAGTTTCTGAGGTTGTTGTTCCAAATAATTCTCTGCTCAGGCTAGTTGACCCTGCAACAAG ATTGATAGATGCACTGGACATGATGAAGCAAGGTGTGAAACGTCTGCTTATTCCAAAGAGCGTAGTATGGAAGGGCATGAGTAGGCGGTTCTCAATGATCTACTACGGCAAGTGGCTCAAGAATCCCGAAACTCCTACCAGCAGCAGCAACAATCTACCTTCAAACGTGAATCGGACCTCCTCATCTTCCACCGCAGCTATCCGCGACAAGTTCTGTTGTCTCTCTAGAGAAGATGTACTTCGTTTCATCATCGGTTGTCTCGGAGCTTTAGCCCCACTTCCCCTCACTTCCATTGCTGCTCTTGGAGCCATCAACGCAAACTACAGGTACATTGAAGCTTCCACTCCCGCTATCGAAGCGACTCAAAAGCTTCCTCTAGATCCCAGCGCGGTTGCGGTCGTAGAGAACACGTCAGATGGCCAGTGCAAGATCATTGGTGAAATTTCTGCAATCAAGTTATGGAAATGCGATTACTTAGCCGCAGCGTGGGCTTTAGCGAATCTCTCGGCAGGACAGTTTGTTATGGGAGTTGAAGATAACGTTACCGGAAGCTCGCTGCCCGATTTCTGTGTGAATTCAACAGGTGGAGATAATAACGGTTCAGTTAATGGTAGTGTTTCAAGAAAACCGAGGAAATTCAGCAGCAGGAGTATCGGTTTCTTCAGTAACTCTGCAAGCCCTGGCTTTGGTTCTAGGAGCATGTATAGAGGTAGAAGTGCACCCTTGACATGTAAAATCACTAGTTCACTGGCTGCAGTTATGGCTCAGATGCTATCTCACCGCGCAACTCATGTGTGGGTCACTGAGGACGAGAGTGATGATGTTATAGTTGGTGTGGTGGGGTATGCTGATATTTTTGCTGCTGTGACCAAACCACCTACAACCTTCACTCCTGCAAATAGATCTACAGAGGGGTGTCCAAATGAAATTcaatgttga